The Actinobacillus equuli genome includes a window with the following:
- a CDS encoding DegQ family serine endoprotease, whose product MDKVMKKSILASLVLGLGLLSVPVTTQATLPTVVEGQALPSLASMIEKVRPAVVSIAVEGKTEERTRYRRDIPEEFEFFFGPDMFGERSAPRNFRGQGSGAIINAEKGYVITNNHVIKNADKITIKLEDGREFKAKLLGADPLSDVALVQIENPKNLVELKFADSDKLRVGDFSVAIGNPFGLGQTVTSGIISALGRSTGNSDEGYESYIQTDAAVNQGNSGGPLINLNGELIGINTAIISPSGGNAGIAFAIPSNMANSLVQQIIEFGEVKRGMLGIKGGELNADLAKEFKIEAQKGAFISEVLADSAAAKAGLKAGDVITELNGKKINSFSELRAKVATSGPGTEIELTYLRDGKEEKAKVTLQSDGADNTAKNSKNSAKATTKDIIPALKGAEFANLDKDGVKGIEIAKVTKGSIAENRGLAEGDIIVGVNRVKVDNIKQLREVLDSKPSVIALNILRGNSNFYLILQ is encoded by the coding sequence ATGGATAAAGTAATGAAAAAATCGATCTTAGCTTCATTGGTATTAGGTCTCGGTTTACTCTCAGTTCCAGTAACGACACAAGCCACATTGCCAACCGTAGTTGAAGGTCAAGCATTGCCAAGTTTAGCGTCTATGATTGAAAAGGTTCGTCCGGCTGTGGTAAGTATTGCTGTAGAAGGTAAAACAGAAGAAAGAACCCGCTATCGCCGTGATATTCCCGAAGAATTTGAATTTTTCTTTGGCCCGGATATGTTTGGTGAACGTAGTGCACCGCGTAATTTCCGAGGGCAAGGTTCAGGCGCGATCATCAATGCCGAAAAAGGTTATGTAATTACGAATAACCACGTGATTAAAAATGCGGACAAAATTACGATTAAATTAGAAGACGGTCGTGAATTTAAAGCTAAATTATTAGGCGCAGATCCACTATCGGATGTGGCTTTAGTACAAATTGAAAATCCTAAAAATTTAGTCGAATTGAAATTTGCCGATTCAGATAAGTTACGTGTTGGAGATTTCAGTGTAGCTATTGGAAACCCATTTGGCTTAGGGCAAACTGTGACATCAGGTATTATTTCGGCATTAGGTCGTTCAACCGGTAATTCTGATGAAGGTTACGAAAGTTATATCCAAACGGATGCTGCGGTAAACCAAGGTAACTCTGGCGGTCCATTAATTAACTTAAACGGTGAGTTAATCGGTATTAATACCGCAATTATTTCACCAAGTGGCGGCAATGCTGGTATTGCGTTTGCGATCCCAAGTAATATGGCAAACAGTCTCGTGCAACAAATTATCGAGTTTGGTGAAGTAAAACGCGGTATGTTAGGTATTAAAGGTGGAGAATTAAATGCTGATTTGGCAAAAGAATTCAAAATTGAGGCTCAAAAAGGTGCATTCATCAGTGAAGTTTTAGCTGATTCTGCCGCTGCTAAAGCCGGCTTAAAAGCAGGTGATGTGATTACCGAATTAAACGGCAAGAAAATCAATAGCTTTAGTGAATTACGTGCCAAAGTGGCAACTTCAGGTCCGGGTACAGAAATTGAGCTAACGTACTTACGTGACGGTAAAGAAGAAAAAGCTAAAGTAACGCTTCAATCGGACGGTGCTGATAATACAGCAAAAAATAGCAAAAATTCAGCCAAAGCAACAACCAAAGATATTATTCCGGCTTTAAAAGGTGCAGAATTTGCTAACCTTGATAAAGACGGTGTGAAAGGTATCGAAATTGCAAAAGTAACTAAAGGTTCGATTGCTGAAAACCGAGGCCTAGCGGAAGGCGATATTATCGTTGGTGTAAACCGTGTCAAAGTAGACAATATCAAGCAATTACGTGAAGTGTTAGATTCGAAGCCTTCTGTTATCGCATTAAATATTTTACGCGGTAACTCAAACTTCTACTTAATCCTTCAATAA
- the mlaF gene encoding phospholipid ABC transporter ATP-binding protein MlaF, with product MRDNEYLVEVKNLTFSRGERVIYDNLNLQVQKGKITAIMGPSGIGKTTLLRLIGGQIIPEKGQILFDGEDVCKASNKRLYEIRQRMGMLFQSGALFTDLSTFDNVAFPIREHTRLPEALIRKLVLMKLESVGLRGAAQLMPAELSGGMARRAALARAIALDPELIMYDEPFTGQDPISMGVIVELIRKLNQALNLTSIVVSHDVTEVLSIADYAYIVADKRVIAEGTPEALMASQDPQVVQFLAGKADGPVRFHYPAKEYTEELFSD from the coding sequence ATGCGAGATAATGAATACTTAGTTGAAGTGAAAAACCTCACCTTTAGTCGGGGTGAAAGGGTTATTTATGACAACTTAAATCTGCAAGTGCAGAAAGGTAAAATTACCGCGATTATGGGACCGTCAGGAATTGGTAAAACGACTTTACTACGCTTAATCGGCGGACAAATTATTCCTGAAAAAGGTCAAATATTATTTGATGGCGAAGATGTGTGTAAAGCGTCTAATAAAAGACTTTATGAGATTCGTCAGCGTATGGGTATGTTATTCCAATCAGGTGCATTATTTACTGATTTATCTACCTTTGATAATGTTGCCTTCCCTATTCGTGAACATACAAGATTACCGGAAGCATTAATTAGAAAATTGGTGCTAATGAAGCTAGAATCGGTAGGATTACGTGGTGCCGCGCAATTAATGCCGGCGGAACTTTCAGGCGGAATGGCGCGCCGAGCGGCGTTAGCTCGAGCAATAGCGTTAGATCCCGAGTTAATTATGTATGATGAACCGTTCACCGGACAGGATCCGATTAGTATGGGTGTAATTGTCGAGTTAATCAGAAAACTCAATCAAGCACTAAATTTAACGTCAATTGTAGTTTCACATGATGTAACGGAAGTGCTGAGTATTGCTGATTATGCTTATATTGTAGCGGATAAGCGCGTGATTGCCGAAGGTACGCCGGAAGCATTGATGGCAAGTCAAGATCCGCAAGTGGTTCAGTTCTTAGCAGGTAAAGCAGACGGTCCGGTTCGTTTCCATTATCCGGCTAAAGAATATACGGAGGAGCTATTCAGTGATTAA
- the mlaE gene encoding lipid asymmetry maintenance ABC transporter permease subunit MlaE encodes MINFISGIGSSVISFVRAFGRATFMLFGALIGKPQFRKHTPLLIKQLYVLGVQSLLIIMLSGLFIGMVLGLQGYVVLVDFAAETSLGTLVSLSLLRELGPVVTALLFAGRAGSALTAEIGLMKATEQLSSLEMMAVDPLRRIIAPRFWAGVISMPILAAIFTAIGIWGGSLVGVDWKGVDGGSFWSVMQNSVDWSDLINGSIKSIIFAFAVVWIALFNGYDSVATSEGISQATTRTVVHASLVVLGLDFILTAIMFGG; translated from the coding sequence GTGATTAATTTTATTAGTGGCATCGGTTCTTCTGTGATTAGTTTTGTACGAGCGTTTGGGCGAGCAACCTTTATGTTGTTTGGCGCATTGATCGGCAAACCACAATTTCGTAAGCATACACCATTATTAATTAAGCAATTATATGTATTAGGGGTTCAGTCTCTACTCATTATTATGCTGTCAGGCTTATTTATCGGTATGGTATTAGGCTTGCAAGGTTATGTGGTATTAGTCGATTTTGCAGCCGAAACCAGTTTAGGTACGCTTGTTTCATTATCGTTACTAAGAGAATTAGGGCCTGTAGTAACCGCACTTCTTTTTGCTGGGCGCGCAGGTTCGGCGTTAACTGCAGAAATCGGTTTAATGAAAGCGACGGAACAGCTATCAAGTCTTGAGATGATGGCGGTTGACCCGTTAAGACGTATCATTGCACCACGTTTTTGGGCCGGTGTGATTTCAATGCCAATTTTAGCGGCAATTTTTACCGCTATTGGGATTTGGGGCGGTTCGTTAGTCGGAGTCGATTGGAAAGGTGTTGATGGCGGTAGCTTTTGGTCGGTAATGCAAAACTCAGTAGATTGGAGCGACTTAATTAATGGTTCTATCAAAAGCATTATTTTTGCTTTTGCTGTAGTATGGATCGCATTATTTAACGGTTATGATTCTGTTGCGACTTCAGAAGGTATTAGCCAAGCAACAACAAGAACCGTGGTACATGCCTCATTAGTTGTGCTAGGACTTGATTTTATTTTGACTGCTATTATGTTCGGCGGTTAA
- the mlaD gene encoding outer membrane lipid asymmetry maintenance protein MlaD, which produces MRQSIKYEFWVGLFVLLGLAALVFLGLRVANVQGFTSEKTYTLYATFDNIGGLKVRAPIKVGGVVVGRVAEINLDAQTYTPKVTLAVNEDFNKIPDTSSLSIKTSGLLGEQYIALNIGFMLEGETEYMKEGSSFVDTNSAMVLEDLIGQFLYGDKKSDKADGEKAEGETEPKAQ; this is translated from the coding sequence ATGCGTCAATCAATTAAATATGAATTTTGGGTAGGCTTATTTGTATTACTTGGCTTAGCGGCTTTAGTATTTTTAGGCTTGCGTGTTGCGAATGTACAAGGCTTTACTTCAGAAAAGACTTACACTCTTTACGCAACTTTTGATAACATCGGGGGACTAAAAGTCCGTGCGCCAATTAAGGTGGGAGGGGTCGTTGTAGGCCGTGTGGCAGAAATTAATTTAGACGCGCAAACCTATACACCTAAAGTGACTTTAGCAGTTAATGAAGATTTTAATAAAATTCCTGATACCAGTTCACTTTCAATTAAAACTTCCGGTCTTTTAGGGGAACAATATATCGCTTTAAATATCGGTTTCATGTTAGAAGGTGAAACGGAATATATGAAAGAAGGCAGCAGCTTTGTTGATACGAATTCGGCAATGGTGTTGGAAGATTTAATCGGTCAGTTCTTATACGGGGATAAAAAATCGGATAAAGCTGACGGAGAAAAAGCGGAAGGCGAAACAGAGCCTAAAGCACAATAA
- the mlaC gene encoding phospholipid-binding protein MlaC: MLKNIKKVIVTGFVAVATLFSAQAFAETSPYVLMQQTADKLFNDIKANQSKIKANPEYLRTIVRNDLMPRVHVKYAGQLVLGKSLSSASEAQREQFFTAFGQFIEQSYAQVLTQYQDQQVQIENEKPVGDKSIVSIRVNVLSSGNAAPIKLDFKWRKNSKTGEWQAYDMAAEGVSMVATKQNEWSGVLRQKGIDALTAQVAQSAKQPITLSK, from the coding sequence ATGTTAAAAAACATCAAAAAAGTAATCGTAACCGGTTTTGTAGCAGTCGCAACATTATTCTCAGCACAAGCATTTGCTGAAACAAGCCCATACGTTTTAATGCAACAAACAGCAGATAAACTCTTTAACGATATTAAAGCGAATCAAAGTAAAATTAAGGCAAATCCGGAATATTTACGTACAATTGTACGTAATGATTTAATGCCTCGCGTGCATGTGAAATATGCAGGTCAATTAGTATTAGGTAAATCACTTTCTTCTGCATCAGAAGCACAACGTGAGCAATTCTTTACTGCTTTTGGTCAGTTTATTGAACAATCATATGCGCAAGTGTTAACGCAATACCAAGACCAACAAGTACAAATTGAGAACGAGAAACCGGTAGGTGACAAATCTATCGTAAGCATTCGTGTAAATGTGTTATCATCAGGCAACGCAGCGCCGATTAAATTAGATTTCAAATGGCGTAAAAACAGTAAGACCGGTGAATGGCAAGCATATGATATGGCAGCGGAAGGTGTGAGTATGGTTGCGACCAAACAAAATGAGTGGAGCGGCGTCTTACGTCAAAAAGGGATTGATGCTTTAACGGCACAAGTTGCGCAATCCGCTAAACAACCGATTACATTAAGTAAATAA
- a CDS encoding STAS domain-containing protein yields MKPQKTLQWGVQQNNESLFVKLSGELTRDTLLPLWKQRASFLSPKGNQHIYWDLKDLERVDSAGFTLLAELLNHYQKQTPNWLINIPETVKTLAELFDLSEWLNRFIVCEKGKLCCEKA; encoded by the coding sequence ATGAAGCCACAAAAAACATTACAATGGGGCGTTCAGCAGAATAATGAAAGCCTATTTGTAAAATTGTCAGGCGAATTAACTCGAGACACGTTGCTTCCGCTTTGGAAGCAACGTGCTTCTTTTTTATCGCCGAAAGGTAACCAACATATTTATTGGGATTTAAAAGATCTTGAGCGTGTTGATTCCGCCGGTTTTACATTGCTTGCTGAATTGCTCAATCATTATCAAAAACAAACGCCGAACTGGTTAATTAATATTCCTGAAACAGTGAAAACACTAGCCGAATTATTTGATTTATCAGAATGGCTTAATAGATTTATAGTTTGCGAAAAAGGCAAATTATGTTGTGAAAAAGCTTAA
- a CDS encoding BolA family protein, with protein MEPKQLEEILRNALPTAAEIHAQGENSHYGVIVVSDELAQLSKVKQQQAVYAPLGEYFATNAIHALTIKVFSTEQWKKDRLLNMVG; from the coding sequence ATGGAACCAAAACAACTCGAAGAAATTTTAAGAAATGCGTTACCGACAGCTGCGGAGATTCATGCGCAAGGTGAAAATTCGCATTATGGCGTGATCGTTGTCAGTGACGAATTAGCACAATTATCAAAAGTAAAACAACAACAGGCGGTATATGCACCATTAGGTGAATATTTTGCAACAAATGCTATCCACGCATTGACGATTAAAGTTTTCTCGACAGAACAGTGGAAAAAAGATCGCTTACTTAATATGGTAGGCTAG
- the murA gene encoding UDP-N-acetylglucosamine 1-carboxyvinyltransferase: MEKFRVHGPFTLSGTVDISGAKNAALPILFAAILATEPVTLTNVPDLKDVDTTFKILRKLGVVVERDETGAVQIDASHIDHYVAPYELVKTMRASIWALAPLVARFHEGQVSLPGGCTIGARPVDMHISGLEKMGAVIELDEGYVKATSNGRLQGARIYMDKVSVGATLSVMMAGTLAEGTTVIENAAREPEIVDTALFLNAMGAKISGAGTDTITVEGVERLTGCQHRVVADRIETGTFLVAAAVSGGKITCRGTKADTLDAVIEKLREAGMEVTVTEDTITLDSKGQRPKAVNIRTMPHPGFPTDMQAQFTLLNVVAEGTSRITETIFENRFMHIPELNRMGAKGEIEGNTAICHGVEKLKSAEVMATDLRASISLVLAGCIASGETIVDRIYHIDRGYEHIEDKLRGIGAKIERFSEPFTGE; encoded by the coding sequence ATGGAAAAATTTCGTGTTCACGGTCCTTTTACATTAAGTGGGACGGTTGATATTTCAGGTGCTAAAAATGCCGCACTTCCAATTTTGTTTGCAGCCATTTTGGCTACCGAACCTGTTACTTTAACGAATGTGCCAGATCTTAAGGATGTGGACACGACTTTTAAAATCTTACGTAAATTAGGCGTGGTAGTTGAGCGTGATGAGACCGGAGCGGTACAAATTGATGCAAGTCATATTGATCACTACGTTGCACCTTATGAATTAGTAAAAACCATGCGTGCTTCAATTTGGGCGTTAGCGCCACTTGTAGCGCGTTTCCACGAAGGTCAAGTCTCATTACCGGGCGGTTGTACGATTGGTGCGCGTCCAGTTGACATGCACATTTCGGGCTTAGAAAAAATGGGTGCGGTAATTGAGCTGGATGAAGGCTATGTGAAAGCAACGTCAAACGGCCGTTTACAAGGCGCACGCATTTATATGGATAAAGTGAGTGTGGGTGCAACGCTATCTGTGATGATGGCGGGTACTTTAGCGGAAGGTACAACAGTGATTGAAAATGCTGCTCGTGAACCTGAAATTGTGGACACTGCATTATTCTTAAATGCAATGGGGGCAAAAATCTCAGGTGCAGGTACAGATACTATCACGGTTGAAGGTGTGGAACGTTTAACAGGTTGTCAGCACCGTGTTGTGGCTGACCGTATTGAAACCGGTACATTCTTAGTTGCTGCGGCGGTATCCGGCGGTAAAATCACCTGTCGTGGTACTAAAGCGGACACATTAGATGCAGTAATTGAGAAATTACGTGAAGCAGGTATGGAAGTAACCGTAACAGAAGATACCATTACTTTAGATTCAAAAGGTCAGCGTCCGAAAGCGGTAAATATTCGCACGATGCCGCACCCAGGGTTCCCAACCGATATGCAAGCGCAATTTACTTTGTTGAACGTTGTTGCGGAAGGCACAAGCCGTATTACTGAAACGATTTTTGAAAACCGTTTTATGCATATTCCGGAACTTAACCGCATGGGAGCTAAAGGCGAAATCGAAGGGAATACTGCGATTTGTCACGGTGTAGAAAAATTAAAATCCGCAGAAGTGATGGCGACAGACTTACGTGCGTCAATTAGCTTAGTACTAGCGGGTTGTATTGCTTCTGGTGAAACTATTGTTGATCGTATTTATCATATTGATCGTGGTTATGAACATATTGAAGATAAATTACGTGGAATCGGTGCGAAAATCGAACGTTTTTCTGAGCCGTTTACAGGCGAATAA
- a CDS encoding rhodanese-like domain-containing protein, with translation MLKRTFPLIAALLLSLPITVSANESNQQVANIQSVTAKKAQGIWIDVRTAEEFATGHIEGAINIPVEQISAKIHQLIEDKDAPIHLYCRSGRRADVALTELQKLGYRQVTNHGGYQDLLRKGIK, from the coding sequence ATGCTAAAAAGAACTTTCCCGCTTATTGCTGCACTTTTATTGAGCCTTCCTATTACAGTATCTGCAAATGAAAGCAATCAACAAGTTGCAAACATCCAATCAGTCACTGCAAAAAAAGCGCAAGGCATTTGGATTGACGTACGTACCGCAGAAGAATTTGCCACAGGACATATTGAAGGTGCAATCAATATTCCGGTTGAACAAATTAGTGCAAAAATCCATCAACTGATAGAAGATAAAGATGCACCGATTCACTTATATTGCCGTTCAGGGCGTCGTGCCGACGTAGCATTAACCGAATTACAAAAACTGGGTTATCGCCAAGTGACAAACCACGGTGGCTACCAAGATTTATTGCGTAAAGGCATAAAATAA
- the ettA gene encoding energy-dependent translational throttle protein EttA → MSTQFVYTMHRVGKVVPPKRHILKDISLSFFPGAKIGVLGLNGAGKSTLLRIMAGVDKEFEGEARPQPGIKIGYLPQEPKLDPQQTVREAIEEAVSEVKNALTRLDEVYALYADPDADFDKLAAEQANLEAIIQAHDGHNLDNQLERAADALRLPEWDAKIEHLSGGERRRVALCRLLLEKPDMLLLDEPTNHLDAESVAWLERFLHDYEGTVVAITHDRYFLDNVAGWILELDRGEGIPWEGNYSSWLEQKEKRLEQEAAAESARQKSIAKELEWVRQNPKGRQAKSKARMARFDELNSGEYQKRNETNELFIPPGPRLGDKVIEVSNLTKSYGDRTLIDDLSFSIPKGAIVGIIGANGAGKSTLFRMLSGQEQPDSGSIVMGETVTLASVDQFRDSMDDKKTVWEEVSNGQDILTIGNFEIPSRAYVGRFNFKGVDQQKRVGELSGGERGRLHLAKLLQRGGNVLLLDEPTNDLDVETLRALENAILEFPGCAMVISHDRWFLDRIATHILDYGDEGKVTFYEGNFSDYEEWKKKTLGDAATQPHRIKYKRIAK, encoded by the coding sequence ATGTCAACTCAATTTGTATATACGATGCATCGCGTCGGCAAAGTCGTGCCACCGAAGCGTCATATTCTTAAAGATATTTCTTTAAGCTTTTTCCCGGGCGCAAAAATCGGGGTACTTGGTTTAAATGGTGCGGGTAAATCAACCTTATTACGTATCATGGCGGGCGTGGATAAAGAGTTTGAAGGTGAAGCTCGTCCACAACCGGGTATTAAAATCGGTTATTTACCGCAAGAGCCAAAATTAGATCCGCAACAAACCGTGCGCGAAGCAATTGAAGAAGCGGTTTCGGAAGTTAAAAATGCGTTAACGCGTTTAGATGAAGTTTATGCGTTATATGCGGATCCGGATGCGGATTTCGATAAATTAGCGGCAGAGCAAGCGAATTTAGAAGCGATTATTCAAGCGCATGACGGTCACAATCTTGATAACCAATTAGAACGTGCGGCGGATGCGTTACGTTTACCGGAATGGGATGCGAAAATCGAACATTTATCGGGTGGTGAGCGCCGTCGTGTGGCGCTTTGCCGTTTATTACTCGAAAAACCGGATATGTTATTGTTAGACGAACCGACCAACCACTTAGATGCGGAATCGGTAGCGTGGTTAGAGCGTTTCTTACATGACTATGAAGGTACAGTAGTAGCGATCACCCACGACCGTTACTTCTTAGATAACGTAGCAGGCTGGATCTTAGAGCTTGACCGTGGTGAGGGTATTCCTTGGGAAGGCAACTACTCTTCTTGGTTAGAGCAAAAAGAGAAACGTTTAGAACAAGAAGCGGCAGCTGAATCTGCACGTCAAAAATCGATTGCGAAAGAGTTGGAATGGGTACGTCAAAACCCGAAAGGTCGCCAAGCGAAAAGTAAAGCACGTATGGCACGTTTTGATGAGCTTAATTCGGGCGAATATCAAAAACGTAACGAAACCAACGAACTCTTTATTCCGCCTGGTCCACGTTTAGGTGATAAAGTTATCGAAGTGAGTAACTTAACCAAATCTTACGGCGACCGCACTTTAATTGATGATTTGTCATTCTCAATTCCAAAAGGTGCGATTGTAGGGATTATCGGTGCCAACGGTGCGGGTAAATCGACCTTATTCCGTATGCTTTCAGGTCAAGAACAGCCTGATTCAGGCTCAATCGTAATGGGTGAAACTGTTACATTAGCTTCGGTAGATCAGTTCCGTGATTCGATGGATGATAAGAAAACCGTATGGGAAGAAGTGTCGAACGGTCAAGATATTCTGACAATTGGTAACTTTGAAATTCCAAGCCGTGCTTACGTTGGTCGTTTTAACTTTAAAGGTGTGGATCAGCAAAAACGTGTGGGTGAGTTATCCGGTGGCGAACGCGGTCGTTTACACTTGGCGAAACTTCTGCAACGTGGTGGTAACGTATTGTTATTAGACGAACCGACCAATGACTTGGACGTTGAAACTTTACGTGCGTTAGAAAATGCGATCTTAGAATTCCCAGGCTGTGCAATGGTTATCTCGCACGACCGTTGGTTCTTAGACCGTATCGCAACCCATATTTTAGATTACGGCGATGAAGGTAAAGTGACCTTCTACGAAGGTAACTTCTCTGATTACGAAGAGTGGAAGAAGAAAACTTTAGGTGATGCGGCAACGCAACCTCACCGTATCAAATATAAACGTATTGCGAAGTAA
- the dnaQ gene encoding DNA polymerase III subunit epsilon has translation MSEQPIVRQVVLDTETTGMSFSGPPQIGHNIIEIGAVEVINRRLTGRTFHVYVKPPREVEEEAIKVHGITNEFLQDKPVFAEVADEFIEFIKGAELIIHNAPFDVAFMDQEFSYLENPPPKTAEMCSVTDSLAVARKMYPGKRNNLDALCDRLGIDNSKRVLHGALLDAEILADVFLMMTGGQLALLGEEDAAVNHESVADLGLGTITKFETSGLIVLQLSEEEQTAHEEYLKLIDKKSKGNCIWMRPNETESEQIH, from the coding sequence ATGAGTGAACAACCGATAGTAAGACAGGTGGTGCTGGATACCGAAACAACCGGTATGAGTTTTAGCGGGCCGCCACAAATTGGGCATAATATTATTGAAATCGGTGCGGTCGAAGTGATTAACCGTCGCTTAACCGGACGTACTTTTCACGTCTATGTTAAACCGCCGCGAGAAGTGGAAGAAGAAGCGATTAAAGTTCACGGTATTACCAATGAATTTTTGCAAGATAAGCCTGTATTTGCCGAAGTTGCGGACGAATTTATTGAATTTATTAAAGGTGCAGAGCTAATCATTCATAATGCGCCCTTCGACGTGGCATTTATGGATCAAGAGTTTTCTTATTTGGAAAACCCACCGCCGAAGACGGCTGAAATGTGCAGTGTGACCGATAGTCTTGCGGTGGCTCGAAAAATGTATCCGGGCAAGCGCAATAACTTAGATGCATTGTGCGATCGTTTAGGCATTGATAACAGTAAACGTGTGCTTCACGGGGCGTTACTGGATGCGGAGATTCTAGCAGATGTTTTCCTAATGATGACCGGTGGACAGCTGGCATTATTAGGTGAAGAAGATGCAGCCGTTAATCACGAAAGTGTTGCGGATCTCGGTTTAGGTACAATAACGAAATTTGAAACAAGTGGTTTAATTGTGTTACAACTGAGTGAAGAAGAGCAGACAGCACACGAAGAATATCTCAAACTGATTGATAAGAAATCCAAAGGGAATTGTATTTGGATGCGCCCAAATGAAACGGAATCGGAGCAAATTCACTAA
- a CDS encoding glycosyltransferase family A protein: protein MSKPFNGRYQLAVVIVTVGRESLLRAVRSVFSQQFSGNIQILIGVDLDLSGQLPHYRQILDQERPANVDIVWLDLGYSTSKRHGGVHDCYYGGSLRSALTLLADSELVTYLDDDDWFLPQHIDKMYSVFCQYPDVNWGHALCYYADGNTGEILCLDELESVGVDQGIFKDSFGGFVRPSGLTLNKLKTLPYLHCWSQSLAQGDGEDRMLFEQLKTLRHFSLAEGTACCALDPKDSGHEIRLAFIKQKTGRDVVMQAKQGSTR from the coding sequence ATGTCTAAACCCTTTAACGGCCGCTACCAACTTGCCGTTGTGATAGTAACGGTTGGGCGTGAATCTTTACTACGTGCCGTTCGTTCTGTTTTTTCTCAGCAATTTAGCGGAAATATTCAAATTCTGATTGGCGTGGATCTCGATTTATCCGGTCAGCTTCCGCATTATCGACAAATACTTGATCAAGAACGCCCGGCTAATGTGGATATCGTTTGGCTAGATCTCGGTTATTCAACTTCTAAACGTCACGGCGGTGTACATGATTGCTATTACGGTGGTTCATTGCGTTCGGCATTGACCTTACTTGCTGATAGTGAACTGGTTACTTATCTCGATGATGACGATTGGTTTTTACCACAACATATCGACAAAATGTATTCCGTATTCTGCCAGTATCCGGATGTAAATTGGGGACACGCTTTGTGTTACTACGCTGACGGTAATACCGGTGAAATACTGTGTTTAGACGAATTGGAAAGCGTTGGTGTTGATCAGGGTATTTTTAAGGATAGTTTTGGCGGCTTTGTGCGTCCATCGGGCTTAACACTTAATAAGCTTAAAACGCTGCCTTATCTCCATTGTTGGTCGCAATCTTTAGCGCAAGGAGACGGAGAAGATCGAATGTTGTTTGAGCAGCTAAAAACACTACGACATTTTTCTTTGGCGGAAGGTACGGCTTGTTGTGCGTTGGATCCGAAGGATTCGGGGCATGAAATCCGCCTTGCTTTCATCAAGCAAAAAACAGGGCGAGATGTAGTGATGCAAGCCAAGCAAGGCTCAACCCGTTAA
- a CDS encoding SufE family protein yields the protein MTLADIYQKFELCKSWEERYRLLIQLSRQLAKPTEEELAQLPEIHGCESRLWFEFQATPRKVRAYSDARLMQGILFIVVTLLNEADSAQLARIDLAQLFEQLKISQNLTSTRLNGLQQINKLILTA from the coding sequence ATGACTTTAGCCGATATTTATCAAAAATTTGAACTTTGCAAATCTTGGGAAGAAAGATACCGCTTGCTGATTCAATTAAGCCGTCAGTTAGCTAAACCGACCGAAGAAGAATTAGCGCAATTACCTGAAATTCACGGCTGTGAAAGCCGTTTATGGTTTGAATTTCAAGCAACACCACGTAAAGTTCGCGCCTATAGTGATGCTCGTTTAATGCAAGGGATTTTATTTATTGTCGTAACACTGTTAAACGAAGCCGATTCGGCACAATTAGCTCGTATTGATTTGGCTCAGCTGTTTGAGCAACTAAAAATCTCACAGAATCTGACGAGTACACGTTTAAACGGATTACAGCAAATTAACAAACTGATTCTTACGGCTTAA